From a region of the Mesomycoplasma ovipneumoniae ATCC 29419 genome:
- a CDS encoding lipoate--protein ligase, with product MKIYTTKKTSPFYTLVCEELILKDDQNQDDILYFYQHNNAIIIGKNQNIYEEIKLEEVEKQRIEIYRRLSGGGAVYHDLGNINFSFITKKQNHSYQKFLTPIIEFFKTFGLDAEFKGRNDLIVNGAKVSGNAQIIYKDRIVHHGTILFNANLAKLGQVLKPNRLKIESKGIKSIRQRVTNILHEIEEQMEDSEFISRLITFFENKYQTKAQDVETYFQDRMISEKDFQETQTLRQSREWVFGSNPYFSYENIARTSGGTLRVLANIEKNHIVKIKFEGDFLSQRSVEDIQEILENKEFTRSIIESQLLQITNLDEYFGAIPLNEILDTIFGS from the coding sequence ATGAAGATTTATACTACTAAAAAAACAAGCCCATTTTACACGTTAGTTTGCGAGGAACTAATTCTAAAAGATGACCAAAATCAGGACGATATTTTATATTTTTACCAACATAATAATGCAATAATTATCGGTAAAAATCAAAATATTTACGAGGAAATTAAGCTTGAAGAAGTTGAAAAGCAAAGAATTGAAATTTACCGTCGACTTTCTGGAGGTGGTGCTGTTTATCACGATTTAGGAAACATTAATTTTTCATTTATAACTAAAAAACAGAATCACAGTTATCAAAAATTCTTGACACCGATTATAGAATTTTTTAAAACTTTTGGTTTAGATGCTGAATTCAAAGGTAGAAATGATCTAATAGTTAATGGCGCAAAAGTTTCAGGAAATGCTCAAATAATTTACAAAGATAGAATTGTTCACCATGGAACAATTCTATTTAATGCTAATTTAGCAAAATTAGGCCAAGTTTTAAAGCCAAATCGATTAAAAATTGAGTCCAAAGGAATAAAATCTATCCGTCAACGAGTAACAAATATTTTACATGAAATTGAAGAACAAATGGAAGATTCTGAGTTTATTTCAAGACTAATCACATTTTTTGAAAATAAATATCAAACAAAAGCGCAAGATGTTGAAACTTATTTTCAAGATCGAATGATATCTGAAAAAGATTTTCAAGAAACTCAAACCTTAAGACAATCTAGAGAATGAGTTTTTGGTTCAAATCCTTATTTTAGCTATGAAAATATAGCCCGAACTAGTGGCGGAACTTTAAGAGTGCTTGCAAATATTGAGAAAAATCACATTGTTAAAATAAAGTTTGAAGGTGATTTTTTATCTCAAAGATCAGTTGAAGATATTCAAGAAATTTTAGAAAATAAGGAATTTACTAGATCAATTATAGAATCACAACTTCTACAGATTACAAATCTTGATGAATATTTTGGTGCAATTCCTCTTAATGAAATTTTGGATACAATTTTTGGAAGCTAA
- a CDS encoding alpha/beta hydrolase, whose protein sequence is MIVHSKITVENEDIFYFLEETGKQKILFLHGFNSSHNFIFQLKKKQNRNYDIVSFDFPGCGQSTNNNEINVKNYQKIAASFIKKLNLDIQIVIGHSLGGAIALYILSENLAKKAILVAPLNPFILEKNSQSEAEKLSNWLLPQDIVSAKDSLEHLVFTDKFSYKKNLANNAINFLENVTKKREIFRKIVFEEIFNLEWLKTELLPLYQQNNNYFVIAGVEDHFVPLESLRKISESFNKNLIKFEETGHAVFFERSDDINNQIEKILEI, encoded by the coding sequence ATGATAGTTCATTCTAAAATTACTGTTGAAAATGAGGATATTTTTTATTTTTTAGAAGAAACTGGAAAGCAAAAAATACTATTTTTACACGGTTTTAATTCAAGCCATAATTTCATTTTTCAACTTAAAAAGAAACAAAATCGTAACTATGACATTGTTTCATTTGATTTTCCCGGTTGTGGTCAAAGCACTAATAATAATGAAATTAATGTTAAAAATTACCAGAAAATTGCAGCTAGTTTCATTAAAAAACTCAATTTAGATATCCAAATTGTAATCGGCCACTCACTTGGCGGAGCTATTGCTCTCTATATTTTAAGTGAAAATTTAGCAAAAAAAGCGATTTTAGTTGCTCCACTAAATCCTTTTATTTTAGAGAAAAATTCGCAAAGCGAAGCTGAAAAATTATCAAATTGACTCTTGCCTCAGGACATTGTATCTGCAAAAGATAGCCTTGAGCATTTAGTTTTTACTGATAAATTTAGTTATAAGAAAAATTTAGCAAATAATGCTATTAATTTTCTTGAAAATGTCACGAAAAAAAGAGAAATTTTTAGAAAGATTGTCTTTGAAGAAATCTTTAACTTGGAATGGCTTAAAACCGAATTATTACCACTTTACCAACAAAATAATAATTATTTTGTAATTGCTGGTGTTGAAGATCATTTTGTGCCATTAGAAAGTCTTCGCAAAATTTCTGAAAGTTTTAATAAAAATCTTATAAAGTTTGAAGAAACTGGTCATGCAGTTTTCTTTGAAAGAAGTGACGATATTAATAATCAAATTGAAAAAATTCTAGAAATTTAA
- a CDS encoding DJ-1/PfpI family protein, whose product MKKLLVVLLDKFQDIEFTTFVSLIKKADLYDKIEFYNPENKIVTGQFGVVQIEAKNHWKSDEFDAIFIPGGVAAQHLRTCELALKLIGEFFAQNKDVFAICDAPNAIFERNLAPNYQFSSYPDETNSDIPTRKNDLVTVDKNYISARNASSSAEFAFKVIEKLASKEIAEKIRAGFQA is encoded by the coding sequence ATGAAAAAATTATTGGTAGTTTTGCTTGATAAATTCCAGGATATAGAGTTTACAACTTTTGTTTCTTTGATAAAAAAGGCCGATTTATACGATAAAATTGAATTTTATAATCCTGAAAACAAAATAGTAACAGGCCAATTTGGAGTTGTCCAAATTGAGGCCAAAAATCATTGAAAATCTGATGAATTTGACGCAATTTTTATACCTGGAGGAGTTGCAGCCCAACATCTTCGAACTTGTGAGCTAGCACTCAAATTAATTGGTGAATTTTTTGCGCAAAACAAGGATGTTTTTGCAATTTGTGATGCGCCAAATGCCATTTTTGAGCGTAATTTAGCGCCAAATTATCAATTTAGTTCATACCCTGATGAAACAAATTCAGACATACCAACAAGAAAAAACGATTTAGTCACAGTTGATAAAAATTATATTTCAGCTAGAAACGCCTCATCTTCAGCTGAATTTGCATTTAAAGTTATTGAAAAATTAGCTTCAAAAGAAATTGCTGAAAAAATAAGAGCCGGATTTCAAGCTTAA
- the serS gene encoding serine--tRNA ligase: MDIRLILNNKSFVEKKLSERGFDISIIADLYQKAQKRNSLRQEIDELLAQKNKTSKQIGLFVRENKDAEDLKNQVSQIKDKLANLETEWQKLDDWVSQKILEVPNLPDDSVPFGNSELDNQVIYHWGQPKKIDPKIKPHYEFGKSKDILDFKRAVKISGNRFVIYKNLAAKLVRALINFMIDTHVNSGYQEIVPNTLVLENSLYGTGQLPKFSEDLYSLKNSDLWLIPTAEVPLTNYYQGEIIDLEKPISLVGYSKCYRSEAGSGGKDTRGLIRLHEFHKVELVKITNETDGMKEFDNVVQDAAKILKLLNIPYRAVLLCTGDLGFSSKKTIDLEAWLPSEQTYREVSSISYCGDFQARRAKIRYRDEKNNLYAHTINGSGLAIDRIVAILLEQNQNPDGSWTIPEVLKPYFN; the protein is encoded by the coding sequence ATGGATATTCGTTTAATTTTAAACAACAAATCTTTTGTTGAAAAAAAATTATCAGAACGTGGTTTTGATATTTCTATAATTGCCGACTTATATCAAAAAGCCCAAAAACGTAACTCTTTGCGTCAAGAAATTGATGAATTATTAGCCCAAAAAAACAAAACTAGCAAACAAATAGGACTTTTTGTTCGTGAAAACAAAGACGCTGAAGATTTGAAAAACCAAGTAAGTCAGATTAAAGATAAACTTGCAAATTTAGAGACAGAGTGACAAAAACTTGATGACTGAGTTAGTCAAAAAATTCTTGAAGTGCCAAATCTTCCTGATGATTCAGTTCCTTTTGGAAATTCTGAACTTGATAATCAAGTAATTTATCACTGAGGGCAACCAAAAAAAATCGATCCTAAAATCAAGCCTCACTATGAATTTGGTAAATCTAAAGACATTTTAGATTTCAAACGAGCTGTAAAAATTTCAGGCAATCGCTTTGTAATTTATAAAAATTTAGCGGCTAAATTAGTTCGGGCTTTGATAAATTTTATGATTGACACTCATGTAAATTCAGGTTATCAGGAAATTGTTCCAAATACTTTAGTTCTTGAAAATTCGCTATATGGAACAGGTCAACTTCCGAAATTTTCAGAAGATTTGTATTCTCTAAAAAATTCAGATCTTTGACTAATTCCAACAGCCGAAGTTCCTTTGACAAATTATTATCAAGGCGAAATTATCGACTTAGAAAAACCAATTTCACTTGTTGGCTACAGTAAATGTTATCGATCTGAGGCCGGAAGTGGCGGTAAAGACACAAGAGGTTTGATCCGACTTCATGAATTTCACAAAGTTGAACTTGTTAAAATAACAAATGAAACTGATGGAATGAAAGAATTTGACAATGTGGTTCAAGATGCGGCTAAAATTTTGAAATTACTAAACATTCCTTATCGTGCTGTGCTTTTGTGTACTGGCGATCTTGGATTTTCAAGTAAAAAAACTATTGATTTAGAAGCATGACTTCCATCAGAACAGACATATCGTGAAGTTTCATCAATCAGTTATTGTGGCGATTTTCAAGCAAGAAGAGCAAAAATTCGCTACCGTGATGAAAAAAACAACCTTTATGCGCACACAATTAACGGATCTGGTCTTGCAATTGATAGAATTGTCGCGATTTTACTTGAACAGAATCAAAACCCTGATGGTAGTTGAACAATACCAGAAGTTTTAAAACCTTATTTTAATTAG
- the eno gene encoding phosphopyruvate hydratase codes for MSKITRIFAREILDSRGNPTIQVEVHTQAGGFGSAIVPSGASTGSREALELRDSNTEYAYNWFGQKGVMTAVNNVNNIIGSEIIGLCVKNQRLIDQKMIDLDGTPNKERLGANAILGVSLAVAKAAASELRLPLFRYLGGPNPTLMPVPMLNVINGGEHASNTLDFQEFMIMPLGFSTFRKALQASNKVFHTLAKLLKKSGYGTQVGDEGGFAPNLTSHEHALDFLVEAIKEAGFNPAVEGENAIAISIDAAASEFYDGTKYVFKKLKAASADQENHQKYEFTSEELLDYYGQLFDKYPIISVEDGFAESDWDGFIAFTKRFGQTHQIVGDDLTVTNVKILKEAIKTKAINSILIKLNQIGTLTETLDAIQLAQKSGLTAVISHRSGESEDTTISDLAIAVSSGQIKTGSLSRTDRIAKYNRLLVIEEFLDTYSKSEYTGRDVFYNLKKII; via the coding sequence ATGTCAAAAATTACAAGAATTTTTGCAAGAGAAATTCTTGATTCACGGGGAAATCCAACAATTCAAGTTGAGGTTCACACCCAAGCGGGCGGTTTTGGGTCTGCAATTGTTCCATCAGGAGCTTCAACTGGATCAAGAGAAGCGCTTGAATTACGTGATTCAAATACAGAATATGCTTATAACTGATTCGGTCAAAAAGGTGTAATGACCGCAGTTAATAATGTAAATAATATTATTGGTTCTGAAATTATTGGTCTTTGTGTTAAAAATCAAAGACTTATTGACCAAAAAATGATCGATTTAGACGGAACTCCAAATAAAGAAAGACTTGGTGCAAATGCTATTTTAGGTGTTTCTTTAGCAGTTGCAAAAGCGGCCGCAAGTGAGTTGAGACTTCCACTTTTCCGTTATTTAGGTGGCCCAAACCCAACTTTAATGCCAGTTCCAATGCTTAACGTGATAAACGGAGGTGAGCATGCTTCAAATACGCTTGATTTTCAAGAGTTTATGATTATGCCACTCGGTTTTTCAACATTTAGAAAAGCTTTGCAAGCATCAAATAAAGTATTCCACACTTTAGCAAAACTTCTTAAAAAATCAGGATATGGAACTCAAGTTGGTGATGAAGGTGGATTTGCTCCTAATTTAACTTCTCACGAACATGCACTTGATTTTTTAGTTGAAGCAATCAAGGAAGCAGGATTTAATCCGGCTGTTGAAGGTGAAAATGCTATTGCAATTTCAATTGATGCTGCTGCTAGTGAGTTTTATGATGGAACAAAATATGTCTTTAAAAAATTAAAAGCTGCTTCTGCTGATCAAGAAAATCACCAAAAATATGAATTTACATCAGAAGAATTGCTTGATTATTACGGACAACTTTTTGATAAATATCCAATAATTTCAGTCGAAGATGGTTTTGCTGAATCAGACTGAGACGGATTTATTGCTTTTACAAAAAGATTTGGACAAACACACCAAATTGTCGGTGATGATTTAACTGTTACAAATGTAAAAATTTTAAAAGAAGCTATCAAAACAAAAGCAATTAACTCCATTTTAATTAAATTAAATCAAATTGGAACATTAACTGAAACACTTGATGCAATTCAACTTGCGCAAAAATCAGGGTTGACCGCAGTTATTTCACACCGTTCTGGTGAATCTGAAGATACTACAATTTCTGATCTTGCAATCGCAGTTTCATCTGGTCAAATTAAAACAGGATCACTTTCAAGAACTGACCGAATTGCCAAATATAATCGACTTCTAGTAATTGAAGAATTTTTAGACACATATTCAAAAAGTGAATATACTGGAAGAGATGTTTTTTACAATCTAAAAAAAATAATCTAA
- a CDS encoding ribulose-phosphate 3-epimerase: MKKKIISPSLLNVSKNNRLKLVRTFLNLGIKWFHFDFMDGKFVENTAISLSEIKKIVTKSKKFISDAHLMSVDPESQIEELIGYVDFVTIHFESKNYDEIYRIILKYSEKIKIGLAIKPSTKIEEILDLLPKIDLILVMSVEPGRGGQDFIQETYQKISNISKIIRESNYNILIQVDGGIKDYNAKKVFESGADVIVVGTFLAQKPNKTKIQKLLN; the protein is encoded by the coding sequence ATGAAAAAAAAGATTATTAGCCCCTCACTTTTGAATGTTAGCAAAAATAACCGTCTAAAATTAGTTAGAACCTTTTTGAATCTTGGAATAAAATGATTCCATTTTGATTTTATGGACGGTAAATTCGTTGAAAATACAGCAATTTCTCTTTCAGAAATTAAAAAAATTGTGACTAAATCAAAAAAGTTTATTTCCGATGCTCATTTAATGTCAGTTGATCCTGAAAGTCAAATTGAAGAACTAATTGGCTATGTTGATTTTGTCACAATTCATTTTGAAAGTAAAAATTATGACGAAATTTATAGGATAATTTTAAAATACTCTGAAAAAATTAAAATAGGACTTGCAATAAAACCTTCGACAAAAATTGAAGAAATTTTAGATTTATTACCCAAAATAGATCTGATTTTGGTAATGTCAGTTGAACCTGGAAGAGGTGGGCAGGATTTTATCCAAGAAACATATCAAAAAATTAGCAACATATCAAAAATAATTCGTGAGTCAAATTACAACATTTTAATCCAGGTTGACGGCGGAATTAAAGATTATAATGCAAAAAAAGTCTTTGAATCAGGGGCTGATGTAATTGTTGTGGGAACTTTTTTGGCTCAAAAACCAAATAAAACTAAAATCCAAAAGTTATTAAATTAA
- the rsgA gene encoding ribosome small subunit-dependent GTPase A, translating to MKGQIVRVIAGFYDVFEASTQKLYPLLRGSGSLRQKQISPLVGDFVEFDPSGFIKEILPRKNWLKRPKVANIDQALIFVSLKEPNFSPLLLDTFLLMIEFKNISPILIVTKVDLEPDYKNLLLDYQKMGYSIFFINNNEKKIPSDLQEKLKNKLNFVIGQSGVGKTSFINNLFGTQFEVQEISFSLNRGKHTTRVVQIIGKGDFQIVDTPGFSSFNYDEIPKDQIKSSFEIFRQFLPKCKFRTCFHFHEQIENCAVKNAVKNGIISKTRYKNYLYLLEKYEKKDY from the coding sequence ATGAAGGGGCAAATTGTTAGAGTTATCGCGGGTTTTTATGATGTTTTTGAAGCATCGACCCAAAAACTCTATCCACTTTTGAGAGGATCTGGATCACTTAGACAAAAACAAATATCTCCTTTAGTTGGAGATTTTGTTGAGTTTGATCCTAGTGGATTTATTAAAGAAATTCTTCCAAGAAAAAACTGACTAAAACGCCCAAAAGTTGCTAATATAGACCAAGCGCTTATTTTTGTTTCCCTAAAAGAACCTAATTTTTCACCTTTATTGCTTGATACTTTTTTGTTAATGATTGAATTTAAAAATATTAGTCCAATTTTGATAGTTACCAAAGTTGATCTTGAGCCAGATTATAAAAATTTGTTGCTTGATTATCAAAAAATGGGATATTCTATTTTTTTTATTAACAATAATGAAAAAAAAATTCCTAGCGATTTGCAAGAAAAACTTAAAAATAAACTTAATTTTGTCATTGGACAAAGTGGAGTTGGAAAAACAAGTTTTATCAATAATTTGTTTGGCACACAATTTGAGGTTCAGGAAATTTCTTTTTCATTAAATCGCGGAAAACACACAACACGAGTTGTCCAAATTATAGGAAAAGGAGACTTTCAAATAGTAGATACCCCTGGATTTTCTAGCTTTAATTACGATGAAATTCCCAAAGATCAAATTAAAAGTTCTTTTGAAATTTTTCGCCAGTTTTTGCCTAAATGTAAATTTAGAACATGTTTTCATTTTCATGAGCAAATAGAAAACTGTGCAGTAAAAAATGCTGTAAAAAACGGCATAATTTCAAAAACTAGGTATAAAAATTATCTCTATCTTTTAGAAAAATATGAAAAAAAAGATTATTAG
- the gmk gene encoding guanylate kinase has protein sequence MKQKMNKLIVISGPSGVGKGTIESILLKNNKLPIKLAISATTRQMRANEIDGVSYFFLDHETFKEKIKNNEFIEWSCHLDNYYGTLESQIQYIQEQNFIPLLEIDTNGAKNIIENYKKNNQLDKILTIFILPPSLEVLKNRIENRLTETSNQIDLRLKKAESEIKIKDLFKFQVVNDNLEQCVDEIEKIITTEIKEL, from the coding sequence ATGAAGCAAAAGATGAATAAACTAATTGTAATTTCAGGTCCTTCAGGTGTTGGCAAAGGGACAATTGAGTCAATTTTATTAAAAAACAATAAATTGCCTATAAAACTTGCAATTTCTGCAACAACCAGGCAAATGCGCGCTAATGAAATTGACGGAGTGAGTTATTTTTTTTTAGACCACGAAACCTTTAAAGAAAAAATCAAAAATAACGAATTTATTGAGTGAAGTTGTCATCTTGATAATTACTATGGAACTCTAGAGTCACAAATTCAATATATTCAAGAGCAAAATTTCATTCCCTTATTAGAAATTGACACAAATGGTGCTAAAAATATTATTGAAAACTATAAGAAAAATAACCAATTAGATAAAATTTTAACCATTTTTATTTTACCTCCCTCGCTTGAAGTCCTAAAAAACAGAATTGAAAATAGACTCACAGAGACATCAAATCAAATTGATCTTCGACTTAAAAAGGCTGAATCTGAAATTAAAATTAAGGATTTATTCAAGTTTCAAGTTGTAAATGACAATTTAGAACAATGTGTCGATGAAATTGAAAAAATTATAACAACAGAAATAAAAGAGCTGTAG
- the rsmD gene encoding 16S rRNA (guanine(966)-N(2))-methyltransferase RsmD, translated as MIRIISGNYRRAVIKNPEFSVVRPMSDRCRESIFSQLQFEIPNSKVLDLFAGTGAIGLEASSRGAKKVVASELNQQAYQNIVDFCKKYNVKKYEIFNKNAIFLLNDLSGQKFDFIFLDPPHAEEEITKKCFLKIAKNNLLEESGIIIYKTNLGSKLIPKFFSIEKTKKYAKNTVFFLRFNNEAKDE; from the coding sequence ATGATTAGAATAATTTCTGGTAATTATAGGCGTGCTGTAATAAAAAATCCTGAATTTTCAGTAGTTAGGCCTATGTCTGATCGTTGTCGTGAGTCGATTTTTTCACAGTTACAATTTGAAATTCCAAATTCAAAAGTTTTAGATTTGTTTGCCGGAACAGGTGCAATCGGTCTTGAAGCTTCTTCGCGTGGGGCAAAAAAAGTTGTAGCTTCAGAGTTAAATCAGCAGGCATACCAAAATATTGTTGATTTTTGTAAAAAATATAACGTAAAAAAATACGAAATATTTAATAAAAACGCAATATTTTTGCTTAACGATCTTAGTGGGCAAAAGTTTGACTTTATTTTTTTGGATCCGCCACATGCTGAAGAAGAAATTACCAAGAAATGTTTTTTAAAAATTGCAAAAAATAATTTATTAGAAGAATCTGGAATTATAATTTACAAAACTAATTTAGGTTCTAAATTAATTCCCAAATTTTTTTCAATTGAAAAAACAAAAAAATACGCTAAAAATACTGTTTTTTTCCTAAGATTTAATAATGAAGCAAAAGATGAATAA
- the recO gene encoding DNA repair protein RecO → MAEKIIKGIVVERFNFRDFDLIVKLVTNFGILKMVALGVRRPTSKNIYILNPGCLGEFEIFLAKNPNKLSKLKKGECLVRLDLTNENIYKFWKVIYQFSDENNYDSELFNIFQSAFSKINDKNVDAIIVYVIINWIKINGWISNLTSCKVCKTNKRLVNFDFYGGMECIYHRTLKPFFRFNVKELEILYWADFSLDEYLRKINFDHVYSIFEILKMFLKKNSYIIF, encoded by the coding sequence ATGGCTGAAAAAATCATTAAAGGGATAGTTGTCGAAAGATTTAACTTTAGGGACTTTGATTTAATAGTTAAATTAGTAACAAATTTCGGGATTCTTAAGATGGTCGCACTCGGTGTACGTCGTCCAACTAGCAAAAATATTTATATATTAAATCCCGGATGCCTTGGTGAATTTGAGATTTTTTTGGCCAAAAATCCTAATAAATTATCTAAACTAAAAAAGGGTGAGTGCCTTGTTCGTTTAGATTTAACTAACGAAAATATTTATAAGTTTTGAAAAGTAATTTATCAATTTAGTGATGAAAATAACTATGATTCTGAACTTTTCAATATTTTTCAAAGCGCCTTTTCCAAAATAAATGACAAAAATGTAGACGCGATAATAGTTTATGTAATTATTAACTGAATTAAAATTAACGGTTGAATCAGCAATTTAACTAGTTGTAAAGTTTGCAAAACCAATAAAAGGCTTGTAAATTTTGATTTTTATGGTGGAATGGAATGTATTTATCATCGCACTTTAAAACCTTTTTTTAGATTTAATGTCAAGGAATTGGAAATTTTGTATTGAGCCGATTTTTCGCTTGATGAATATTTGCGAAAAATCAATTTTGACCATGTTTATTCTATTTTTGAAATTTTAAAAATGTTTTTAAAAAAAAATTCATATATTATTTTTTAA